A genomic window from Tolypothrix sp. PCC 7910 includes:
- the coaBC gene encoding bifunctional phosphopantothenoylcysteine decarboxylase/phosphopantothenate--cysteine ligase CoaBC: MPDSTFKVLIGVGGGIAAYKVCELVSSLFKTGVEVRVILTNSAQAFITPLTLATLSRHQAYTDDMFWQPTHSRPLHIELGEWADLLVIAPLTANTLAKLTYGMADNLLTNTVLASTCPVLLAPAMNTDMWEQLAVQRNWRQLLTDSRYHGMGTASGLLACDRVGAGRMAEPPEILTYIQSLLHTGGKRDLAGKRVLISAGGTREYLDPVRFIGNPSTGKMGLALAQAALHRGANVTLVHGPASWNAPLGVQAIPVINAEEMQQVMLEYFSSADIIVMSAAVADVKPKDYSTEKLPKRSLPQSLPLESVPDIVSELAKLKQPHQQLIGFAAQTGDIITPALEKLQHKKLDAIVANPIDKTDSGFGSNNNQAVFLDKQGNKVEIPPCSKLQMAHYLFDFSICKQI, translated from the coding sequence ATGCCTGATTCCACATTTAAGGTTTTAATTGGCGTAGGCGGGGGTATCGCCGCCTATAAAGTTTGTGAATTAGTTTCCTCGCTGTTTAAAACTGGGGTGGAAGTGCGCGTCATTCTCACCAATTCAGCGCAAGCATTTATCACCCCCCTAACTTTAGCTACCCTTTCCCGCCATCAAGCTTATACAGATGATATGTTTTGGCAGCCAACTCACTCGCGGCCATTACATATAGAATTGGGTGAATGGGCAGATTTGCTGGTGATTGCGCCATTAACAGCGAATACACTCGCCAAGTTAACTTATGGCATGGCTGACAATTTGCTCACAAATACAGTGCTGGCTTCTACCTGTCCAGTGTTACTAGCACCCGCAATGAATACAGATATGTGGGAACAGCTAGCAGTACAGCGCAATTGGCGGCAATTGTTGACAGATAGTCGGTATCATGGAATGGGTACAGCATCGGGATTATTAGCCTGCGATCGCGTTGGTGCTGGAAGGATGGCTGAACCCCCAGAAATTTTGACTTATATTCAATCGCTATTACACACAGGCGGTAAACGAGATTTAGCCGGGAAGCGGGTATTAATTAGTGCTGGCGGAACGCGAGAATATCTTGATCCAGTCAGGTTTATTGGCAACCCATCCACAGGTAAAATGGGCTTGGCTTTAGCTCAAGCTGCCTTGCATCGTGGGGCAAACGTTACCCTAGTACATGGCCCAGCTAGTTGGAATGCGCCTTTGGGAGTGCAAGCAATTCCTGTAATTAATGCGGAAGAAATGCAACAAGTCATGCTGGAATATTTTTCCAGTGCAGATATTATAGTCATGTCCGCCGCCGTCGCAGATGTCAAACCCAAAGATTATAGTACAGAAAAATTACCCAAGCGATCGCTTCCCCAATCTTTACCTTTAGAATCTGTACCAGATATCGTCAGTGAATTAGCCAAACTTAAGCAACCTCATCAGCAATTAATTGGATTTGCTGCCCAAACTGGCGATATTATTACTCCTGCTTTAGAAAAGTTACAGCATAAAAAATTAGATGCCATTGTTGCCAATCCCATCGATAAAACTGATAGTGGTTTTGGCAGCAATAATAATCAGGCAGTATTTTTAGATAAACAAGGAAACAAAGTAGAAATTCCTCCTTGTTCTAAATTGCAAATGGCACATTATCTCTTTGATTTCTCCATTTGTAAACAAATTTAA
- a CDS encoding DUF2555 domain-containing protein produces MKTLGISRKEIAAMTAAEVEELAARLELDNYSNAFEGLNDWHLLRAIAFQRPELVEPYIHLLDLEPYDEA; encoded by the coding sequence ATGAAAACTCTAGGCATTTCCAGAAAAGAAATTGCTGCCATGACTGCAGCAGAAGTTGAGGAGCTAGCTGCACGTCTAGAGCTAGATAATTATAGCAATGCTTTTGAGGGTTTAAACGATTGGCATCTACTGCGAGCGATCGCATTTCAGCGGCCGGAGTTAGTGGAACCCTATATCCACCTCCTGGACTTAGAACCCTATGACGAAGCTTGA
- a CDS encoding alpha/beta hydrolase: protein MTQTLEFISVPPETEQAPLGLIVTLHGWGANADDVASLLPFFDLPEYHFVFPNAPYPYPYAPIGRAWYDLRSENMYEGLPESRQILTDWLLSLEGVTGVPLSRTVLSGFSQGAAMTLDVGLNLPLAGLVAMSGYLHPDAGKVAKNSFPPTLITHGTQDQVVPLLAAVKARETLESIGVEVQYQEFNMGHEIGQQMLDLLRNFVVNAIA, encoded by the coding sequence ATGACTCAAACTTTAGAATTTATTTCAGTTCCTCCAGAAACCGAACAAGCACCTTTGGGCTTAATCGTAACTTTACATGGTTGGGGTGCTAATGCCGATGATGTGGCATCGCTATTGCCGTTTTTTGATTTGCCAGAATATCACTTTGTCTTTCCTAATGCGCCTTATCCTTATCCCTATGCCCCTATTGGTAGGGCTTGGTATGATTTGAGGTCAGAAAATATGTATGAGGGTTTGCCAGAAAGTCGGCAAATACTGACAGATTGGTTGCTATCTTTAGAAGGTGTAACTGGTGTGCCTTTATCGCGGACAGTTCTCAGTGGATTTTCGCAAGGGGCAGCAATGACATTAGATGTGGGATTAAATTTGCCTTTAGCTGGTTTAGTAGCAATGAGTGGTTATTTGCATCCTGATGCTGGCAAGGTAGCTAAAAATAGTTTTCCGCCGACTTTAATTACTCATGGTACACAAGATCAGGTTGTACCGCTTTTAGCAGCAGTAAAAGCCAGAGAAACCCTAGAATCTATAGGAGTAGAGGTGCAATACCAAGAATTCAACATGGGTCATGAAATTGGTCAACAAATGTTAGACCTGTTACGGAATTTTGTTGTGAATGCAATTGCCTAA
- the purH gene encoding bifunctional phosphoribosylaminoimidazolecarboxamide formyltransferase/IMP cyclohydrolase, producing the protein MARLALLSVSNKTGLIDLARSLVEEFNFDLISSGGTAKAIKEAGIPVTKVSDYTGSPEILGGRVKTLHPRIHGGILARKDFPQDITDLENNQIRPIDLVVVNLYPFEETIAKPGVTLPEAIEQIDIGGPAMLRASSKNFAHLTVLCDPDQYEEYLQELRQHNGEASLEFRQKCALKGFLHTASYDQAIASYLMKAQDGESLPQQYSISGKLLQSLRYGENPHQAAAWYETGSTPTGWAAASKLQGKELSYNNLVDLEAARRIISEFTDTPAAAILKHTNPCGVAVGDSLKEAYEKAFNADAVSAFGGIVALNRPIDEATATELTKTFLECVVAPGCEGDAQAILTAKSKVRVLILPDLTSGPKETVKAIAGGLLVQAADDAISDTSKWQVVTERQPTQSELAELLFAWKVCKHVKSNAIVVSRDRTTLGVGAGQMNRVGSTKIALEQAGDNAKGGFLASDGFFPFDDSVRAAAEAGITAIVQPGGSLRDKDSIKAANELGLVMVLTGVRHFLH; encoded by the coding sequence ATGGCGCGTCTGGCTTTGCTGAGTGTATCTAATAAAACTGGTTTAATTGACCTTGCCCGCAGCTTGGTGGAGGAATTTAACTTTGATTTAATTAGCAGTGGGGGAACCGCTAAAGCAATTAAAGAAGCGGGAATACCTGTTACAAAGGTCTCTGATTATACGGGTTCGCCGGAAATTTTAGGCGGTAGAGTTAAAACCTTACATCCCAGAATTCATGGTGGGATTTTGGCACGGAAGGATTTTCCGCAAGATATTACAGATTTAGAAAATAACCAAATTCGTCCGATTGATTTGGTGGTAGTTAACCTTTATCCGTTTGAGGAAACTATTGCGAAACCAGGTGTAACATTACCAGAAGCCATCGAACAAATTGATATTGGCGGCCCGGCGATGTTAAGGGCCTCATCAAAAAACTTTGCTCATCTGACGGTGTTGTGTGACCCTGACCAATATGAGGAATATCTACAAGAATTACGTCAACACAATGGTGAAGCTTCTTTAGAGTTTCGCCAAAAGTGTGCGTTAAAGGGCTTTTTACATACTGCTAGCTATGACCAAGCGATCGCATCCTACCTCATGAAAGCTCAGGATGGTGAATCGTTACCCCAACAATACAGCATCTCTGGCAAACTCCTGCAATCTCTGCGTTATGGCGAAAATCCCCATCAAGCGGCTGCTTGGTATGAAACAGGTAGTACTCCCACGGGTTGGGCAGCTGCAAGTAAACTGCAAGGTAAGGAACTTAGTTACAACAACTTGGTGGATTTAGAAGCCGCACGCCGCATTATCTCAGAATTTACAGATACTCCCGCCGCAGCTATTCTCAAACACACTAATCCCTGTGGTGTGGCTGTGGGTGATTCCCTTAAAGAAGCTTATGAAAAAGCTTTTAATGCTGATGCAGTTTCTGCCTTTGGTGGTATTGTTGCCCTAAATCGTCCGATTGATGAAGCGACAGCAACTGAATTAACCAAAACATTTTTAGAATGTGTGGTGGCTCCAGGCTGTGAAGGCGATGCTCAAGCAATTCTGACTGCTAAATCTAAGGTGCGCGTCCTGATTTTACCAGACTTAACCAGCGGCCCTAAAGAAACAGTGAAAGCGATCGCAGGTGGTTTGTTGGTACAAGCTGCGGATGATGCGATTTCTGACACTAGCAAATGGCAAGTTGTTACCGAACGCCAACCCACCCAAAGCGAATTAGCCGAATTACTGTTTGCTTGGAAAGTTTGTAAACATGTTAAATCGAATGCTATTGTTGTCAGCCGCGATCGCACTACACTAGGAGTAGGCGCAGGACAAATGAACCGCGTTGGCTCTACAAAAATCGCCCTAGAACAAGCAGGAGACAACGCCAAAGGCGGCTTTCTCGCCAGTGATGGCTTTTTCCCCTTCGATGATTCCGTACGCGCAGCAGCAGAGGCGGGAATAACAGCTATTGTTCAACCTGGAGGTAGCCTGCGCGATAAAGACTCCATCAAAGCTGCCAATGAATTAGGTTTAGTTATGGTACTAACTGGTGTAAGACACTTTTTACACTAG
- a CDS encoding Nif11-like leader peptide family natural product precursor — MPRQNAAQLLKAVKQDQALKQKLRATANPEAFVEIAKERGYDFTVDELETELDNLSEEDLAGIVNPGWGPRRHIHPR, encoded by the coding sequence ATGCCACGACAAAATGCTGCCCAACTTTTAAAAGCTGTAAAACAGGATCAAGCATTAAAACAAAAGCTCAGAGCAACAGCCAATCCAGAAGCTTTCGTGGAAATTGCGAAAGAACGTGGTTACGACTTCACAGTCGATGAACTAGAAACTGAACTCGATAATTTATCTGAGGAAGATTTAGCAGGTATTGTCAATCCAGGATGGGGGCCTAGACGACACATTCATCCAAGATAA
- a CDS encoding pyridoxamine 5'-phosphate oxidase family protein — translation MLEPASPTNRWVNTIDSQNPEVIAQASRIIAKNIYCTLSTCSADGYPWVSPLLFAYDNNWNIYWSSAIASQHSQHIYNNHGRVAIAIFDSSISEGAVEGLYLTGTASELNPDATETVLQLLLQRATKKHNRTALDYLNDSPRRFYQCQPQEIWITGKRVAIGNQLVDTKIKLSLSNLRDAKLIEQ, via the coding sequence ATGCTCGAACCAGCAAGCCCAACTAACAGATGGGTAAATACAATCGATTCCCAAAATCCTGAAGTTATTGCCCAAGCATCTCGGATTATCGCCAAGAATATTTATTGCACTTTGTCTACTTGTTCGGCTGATGGCTATCCTTGGGTTTCGCCTTTATTGTTTGCCTATGATAACAATTGGAATATTTATTGGAGTTCCGCGATCGCATCTCAGCATTCGCAGCACATATACAATAATCATGGCAGAGTTGCGATCGCAATTTTTGATTCCAGTATTTCTGAAGGTGCAGTAGAAGGTTTATATCTGACTGGAACTGCATCAGAATTAAACCCGGACGCAACCGAAACGGTATTACAGTTACTTTTGCAGCGAGCAACTAAAAAGCATAATCGCACAGCATTAGACTATTTAAATGATTCGCCCCGCAGATTTTATCAATGTCAACCCCAAGAGATTTGGATTACTGGTAAACGAGTAGCAATTGGTAATCAATTAGTTGATACGAAAATTAAATTAAGTTTGTCAAACTTAAGAGATGCAAAATTGATTGAGCAATAA
- a CDS encoding zinc-dependent alcohol dehydrogenase family protein, which yields MRAMILEAPRQPLRLANLPVPLPNPEQVLIRIHACAVCRTDLHIVDGELTHPKLPLVPGHQIVGTIEAKGDRVEQFTIGQRVGVPWLGHTCDRCRYCLSHRENLCDYAEFTGYNIDGGYADYTVADHRFCFPLDPSFPDLQAAPLLCGGLIGYRAYRMTGDAEKIGFYGFGSAAHILIQLARYQQRQVFAFTRGGDIEGQEFARQLGAVWAGGSEELPPEPLDAAIIFAPIGKLVPAALRAVAKGGTVVCAGIHMSDIPAFPYEILWEERVLRSVANLTRQDGEEFLTLAPQVPIRTEINTFPLTQANEALDALRSGKITGSAVLVI from the coding sequence ATGCGTGCAATGATACTAGAGGCACCACGCCAACCCCTACGATTAGCTAACTTGCCAGTGCCTCTGCCCAATCCTGAGCAAGTATTAATTCGCATTCATGCTTGTGCTGTTTGCCGTACAGATTTGCATATAGTTGATGGAGAATTGACTCATCCCAAATTACCTTTAGTACCTGGGCATCAAATTGTCGGTACTATAGAAGCAAAAGGCGATCGCGTTGAGCAATTTACTATTGGGCAACGGGTTGGTGTTCCTTGGTTAGGTCACACTTGCGATCGCTGCCGTTATTGCCTTTCCCATCGTGAAAATCTCTGCGATTATGCTGAGTTTACAGGTTACAATATTGACGGCGGTTATGCAGATTACACTGTCGCTGACCATCGTTTTTGCTTTCCCCTAGACCCCAGCTTCCCTGACTTGCAAGCTGCACCTTTATTATGTGGCGGCTTAATTGGTTATCGTGCTTATCGCATGACTGGCGATGCAGAAAAAATTGGTTTTTATGGCTTTGGTTCTGCTGCCCACATATTGATTCAACTAGCTCGCTATCAACAGCGTCAAGTATTTGCCTTTACCCGTGGTGGAGATATCGAAGGGCAAGAATTCGCCCGTCAATTAGGTGCAGTTTGGGCTGGAGGCTCAGAGGAATTACCCCCAGAACCGTTAGATGCGGCAATTATTTTTGCTCCCATAGGTAAATTAGTTCCCGCTGCTTTACGGGCAGTCGCTAAAGGCGGTACGGTAGTTTGTGCAGGTATCCACATGAGTGATATTCCAGCCTTTCCCTACGAAATTTTATGGGAAGAAAGGGTATTACGGTCTGTTGCAAATCTTACTCGCCAAGATGGAGAAGAATTTCTCACTTTAGCACCCCAAGTCCCCATCCGCACAGAAATTAATACCTTTCCGCTAACTCAGGCAAATGAGGCTTTAGATGCCCTACGAAGTGGCAAAATTACAGGGTCGGCAGTTCTGGTAATTTGA
- a CDS encoding helix-turn-helix domain-containing protein — protein sequence MQDDHSSQIPATKSKIADLSSNITETQVIVSELSDEAKLKMEVIQSLLEAGDRTTYAQRLKEAAAKLGKSVRTVRRLVDKWEQEGLVGLAQTERNDKGKHRVDEEWQDFILKTYKEGNKGSKRMTRQQVAVRVRARADELGIKSPSHMTVYRVLQPLIEKQEKAKSIRSPGWRGSRLSVKTRDGKDLTVEYSNQVWQCDHTRVDVLLVDQQWGNFRSPLVNNSY from the coding sequence ATGCAGGACGATCATTCTTCTCAAATACCTGCAACTAAATCAAAAATTGCAGATTTAAGCAGCAATATTACCGAAACTCAAGTTATTGTTTCGGAACTTTCCGATGAAGCAAAGTTGAAAATGGAGGTGATCCAAAGCCTTCTAGAAGCAGGCGATCGCACTACATATGCTCAAAGGCTCAAGGAAGCAGCAGCCAAACTAGGAAAGTCAGTGCGAACAGTGCGGCGATTAGTTGATAAATGGGAACAGGAGGGACTAGTCGGACTGGCGCAAACAGAACGAAATGATAAAGGAAAACATCGAGTTGATGAAGAATGGCAGGACTTTATCTTAAAAACCTACAAAGAAGGTAATAAGGGTAGTAAAAGAATGACTCGTCAGCAGGTAGCTGTGAGAGTTAGAGCTAGAGCCGATGAATTAGGTATCAAATCTCCTTCTCACATGACTGTGTACCGAGTTCTGCAACCGTTAATTGAGAAGCAAGAAAAAGCTAAGAGTATTCGCTCTCCTGGTTGGCGGGGGTCACGCTTATCAGTTAAAACCCGTGATGGAAAAGATTTAACAGTAGAGTACAGTAATCAAGTTTGGCAGTGTGACCATACTCGTGTAGATGTTTTATTAGTAGATCAACAATGGGGAAATTTTAGGTCGCCCTTGGTTAACAACAGTTATTGA
- a CDS encoding Mu transposase C-terminal domain-containing protein, protein MAVRHAILLWQYGEEYELHEEWGTFGKPEHFYTDGGKDFRSNHLQQIGVQLGFVCHLRDRPSEGGIVERPFKTFNTELFSTFPGYTGSNVQERPEQAEQEASVTLRQLEQRLVAYIVNNYNQRIDARMGEQTRFQRWESGLIVAPDAISERDLDICLMKQTRRMIQRGGYLQFENLMYRGEYLAGYAGESVVLRYDPKDITTLLVYYQKGHKEEFLARAYAQDLETEQLSLDEAKAMSRKIRQAGKMISNRSMLAEVRDRETFVTQKKTKKERQKAEQAVVQKAKKPVPVEPEEEIEVTSFDSEPEYQMPEVFDYEQMREDYGW, encoded by the coding sequence TTGGCAGTACGTCATGCAATATTGCTTTGGCAATATGGAGAAGAATATGAGCTTCATGAAGAATGGGGAACATTCGGTAAACCAGAACACTTTTACACTGATGGTGGTAAAGATTTTCGCTCCAATCATTTGCAACAGATAGGTGTGCAATTAGGGTTTGTTTGTCATTTACGCGATCGCCCTAGTGAAGGCGGTATTGTCGAGCGTCCTTTTAAGACATTTAACACCGAGTTATTCTCCACTTTTCCAGGATACACGGGGTCAAATGTACAAGAGCGACCAGAACAAGCAGAACAAGAAGCTAGTGTGACGTTGCGGCAACTAGAGCAACGTTTAGTTGCCTACATTGTCAATAACTATAACCAACGAATAGATGCTCGCATGGGTGAGCAGACAAGATTTCAGCGTTGGGAATCTGGCTTGATAGTAGCTCCTGATGCGATCTCAGAAAGAGATTTAGATATCTGCTTAATGAAGCAAACACGCAGGATGATTCAAAGAGGGGGCTACTTACAATTTGAAAATTTAATGTATAGAGGTGAATATTTAGCAGGCTACGCTGGCGAAAGCGTTGTGCTGCGATATGACCCCAAAGACATCACTACTTTGTTGGTTTATTACCAAAAGGGTCATAAAGAAGAGTTTTTAGCTCGTGCCTATGCTCAAGATTTGGAGACAGAACAATTATCTCTAGATGAGGCAAAAGCTATGAGTCGCAAGATTCGGCAAGCAGGGAAGATGATTAGCAATCGCTCAATGTTGGCAGAGGTACGCGATCGCGAAACATTTGTTACCCAAAAGAAAACCAAAAAGGAACGCCAAAAAGCAGAACAGGCTGTAGTTCAAAAGGCTAAAAAACCTGTACCTGTTGAACCAGAGGAAGAAATTGAAGTGACATCTTTTGACAGCGAACCGGAATACCAAATGCCAGAAGTATTTGATTACGAACAAATGCGTGAAGATTACGGGTGGTAG